AGCCGGCACGGCAGCGTGCGCCTCGGCGCCGATGACAGCCGCCCCGAATTCAGCAACTTCTCCTGGTTTTCGATGCTGTTTTCCGCCGGTATCGGCATCGGCATTCTGTTTTTCGGCGTCGCCGAACCGATTTTCTATCTCGACGACAGCGGCGCCCTTGGCTACCCCAACAACCCTCACGCCGACATGGCCGGCGCTGCGGCCATTGGCCACGAGCGCGCCGTGGACGCCCTGCGCGTGGCGGTTTTCCACTGGGGCCTGCACGGCTGGGCCGTCTATGTCATCGTCGGCATGGGGCTGGCCTACTTTGCCTATCGGCGCGGCCTGCCGCTGGCGCTAAGGTCCTCGCTCTATCCCTTCATCGGCGATCGCATCTACGGCCCCATCGGCCATGTCGTCGACATTCTCGGCGTGCTGGGCTGCGTGTTCGGCGTTGCCACCTCGCTGGGCCTCGGCGTCAGCCAGATGGCGGTGGGGCTTGAGCGCCTGATCGGCGTCAGCGCCGGCCTGGATACCCAGCTTACCCTTATCGCGCTGATCTCGACGGTTTCCATCCTCTCAGCCGTTTCCGGGGTGCGGCACGGCATCAAGGTCATCTCCGAGCTCAATATCTGGGTCTCAGTGCTGGTGGTGGGCACCTTTTTGATCGGCGGCCCGACCCTGTGGCTGATCGCCGTTTTCGGCGAGACCATGGCCGACTACGCCGTCAACTTCGTGCCCATGGGCCTGTGGTTCGCCGACGAGCCGGGGCCCTCCCAGTGGCAGCAGGCCTGGACCATCTTCTACTGGGGCTGGTGGCTTGCCTGGGCGCCTTTCGTCGGCCTGTTCATCGCGCGCATCTCCAAGGGCCGCACCCTGCGGGAGTTCGTGCTCGGCGTGCTGCTGGTGCCCACCCTGATCATCTTTGTATGGCTGATCACCTTCGGCGGCACCGCGCTCCACCAGGAGCTGACCGCCGCCGGCGGGCCGGGCACGGCGGGGATCATCGAGCTGGTCAACGCCTGGAACCTGCCCGCCGCGCTGTTTGCCAGCGCCGACGGCGTCGCGGGAACCGGGGCGCTGGGCTGGACCCTCTCGGCGCTGATGGTCTTTCTGCTCATGAGCTGGTTTGTGACTTCTTCGGACTCCGGCACCCTGGTGCTGACCACCATCCTCTCGCTGGGCAACAACGAACCGCCCCAGCGCTTCCGCGTGTTCTGGGGGCTGGTCATCGGCCTGGTGGCCGCCGTACTGCTGCTGGCCGGCGGGCTCAAGGCGCTGCAGACGGCGCTGCTCGCCGCGGCCCTGCCGCTGAGCGTGGTGATTCTGACCATGACCCTCGGCGTGCTGGTATCGCTGTTCCAGGAGTCGCGCCGGGCACGGCCGGCGAAAGCCTGAGTGCCCCCAAGCGCCGGGCACGCCCCGGCGCTCACTGCCTGACCTGGCGCGGCGACTTCCCGTAGCGCTCGCGAAAGGCCCGAGACAGACTCGAGCTCGAGGCGAAACCGCAGGCCAGCCCCACGGCGAGGATGTCCAGGTCGGTTTCCTCCAGCAGGTAGCGCGCCCGCGCCAGCCGCAGCGCCAGATACCGGCGCTGCGGAGAAACTCCGAAGGTATCCTGGAAAAGCCGCTGCAGCTGGCGCAGCGAAACGCCGCTGCGCCGGGCTATTTCGGTGAGCGCCAGCGGCGTTTCCAGATGATGTTCCATCAGGCTCACGGCGTCGATCAGCCGCCGGTTGTGGGTCCCCAGGCGCCGCGCCAGGGTCATGCGCTGCTGGTCGTGACGGGTGCGAATGCGCGCGTGAACCAGCTGTTCGGACACGTCCACCGCCAGCCTCTGACCGTGGCGGCGGGCGATGGCGTGCAGCGCCATGTCCATGGCCGCGGTGCCGCCGGCGCAGGAAAAGCGCCGCTCGCCAAGCTCGAACAGCTCGTCGGAAGTGGCGATGGCCGGAAAGCGTTCGCGAAAGGCCGGCAGGCTTTCCCAGTGCAGCGTCACCCGCTCGCCTTCCAGCAGCCCCGCCGCCGCCAGCAGAAAACAGCCGGTATCCAGCCCGCCCAGCGCGCCGCCGGCGGCCTCAATGCGGTGAAACCAGCGCATCAGCGCCCGGCTCAGGTAGCGCTCGGGGTCAAAGCCGCTGCATACCGCCAGCGACGACAGCGAATACGCCTGGTCAATGGACTGATCGGCGAGCAGCGTCATGCCGTTGGAGGCGGTCACCGGGCTTCCGTCTTCGCTGATCAGCATCCAGTCAAAAAGCGGACGCCCGCTGATGCGGTTGGCAATGCGCAAGGGCTCCACGGCCGAGAAAAAGGCCATCATCGAAAAACGCGGCAAAAGCAGAAAGCCCACCGGCTCGGGGGTGGGGCCGAAGTAGTCAAGGCGCATGGCACAAACCGCAAAAGCAAGCAAGGTCGCTCATGGTGACCGCCCATCCCCGGCCGAACAAGGGCATCGTTGCAACGGCCCGCGCAGTCTCTACAATCGGCACCACCACGCCACCATGCCGATCCCGCACTCATGAGACTCCACGCCCCCGACACCACCCCGGAGCGCATCGGTTTTTTGCTGCTGCCGCGCTTTGCCATGGTCGCCTTCTTCTCGGCCGTGGAGCCCTTGCGCATTGCCAACCGCATCAGCGGCGAGACCCTGTTTGACTGGGCCACCATCAGCCAGGACGGTGGCCCGGTCACCGCCTCCAACGGCATGACCCTGGACGCTGACTACGCCATGGCCGCGGCGCCGAACGTGCCCAGCCTGGCCGTATGCGCAAGCTTTGCCCCGGAGGCCGGTATCGATGATGCCCTGCTCGACTGGCTGCGCGCACGCGCCGCCGCGAACTGCGTGGTCGGCGGCGTCGACACCGGCTGCTTCGCGCTGGCCGCGGCCGGGCTGCTCGACGACCAGACGGTGACCCTGCACTGGGAGTCGCTGCCCGAGTTTCGCGCCCGCTTCCCGCGCGTCGACGCCGTCGAATCGATCTTTGAAGTCACTCCCGACAGCTTCTCCTGCGCCGGGGGCAGCGCCGCCATCGATATGAGCCTCGATCTGATCCGCCGCCGCCACGGCGACCGGCTGGTCAAGCGCGTTCGCGAACAGCTGATCCACGATCCCGGGCGGCGCCCGGCCAGCCGCCAGCGCGACCGCGGCCGGCCCGACGACCCCAACCTGCAAAAGGCCCTCGACCTGATGGAAGCCAACCTGGAGGCGCCGCTTGCCATCGGCGAGCTGGCCGCCAGGCTCAACCTCTCCTGGCGCAGTCTGGAGCGGCTGTTCGTCCGCCATTTGGGCAGCTCGCCCCAGCGCGTCTACCTCGACAGGCGCCTGAGCCACGCCCAGCGGCTGCTGCGCGATACCCGCCACAGCGTCATGGATATCGCCCTGGCCTGCGGCTTTGCCTCGGCGTCGAGCTTTACCCGTGCTTTCCGCCGCCGCCACGGGCTGACGCCCAGCGCCTGGCGGCAGCTGCCCTGAACCGCCTTGCCAGGAGCGGAGCTGTCGAACTGTGCATAGCTGCCGTCGAATTCTGTGGGGAATCACCGTCGCCGCGCTGCCATCCTGTGGCCGTTCCCATGACGACGCTCAGGAGTTTTCCATGACCCATAGCGAACTTCCGCTAACGCCCGATTACGACGCCTGGCCGGTGGACGCCGAGCTGGCTGACGTTTCCTTTACCCCGCGCCTGGTCACGGTGAACTGGAGCGACGGCCGTACAAGCCGCTATCACAGCGTCTGGCTGCGCGAGAACGCCGCCGATGAAAGCACCGTCAATCCGGCGACCCGGGAACGCATCCTGGATCTCTCCACCCTCTCGGCCTGGCCGGAAGTCACCGCCGCCGAGATCGACGACGCCGGCGCCCTCTGCGTGACCTTCGCCCCCGAGGATCGCCGCCTGCGCTTCCATCCCGGCTGGCTGCGCGCCAACGACTACGACAACACAAGCGACCCGGAAGCCCCGCTGGTGCCGGTCACTACCTGGCTTGGCGGCAGCGATGCCGGCCCCGACACTCTGGATGCCAGCGGCCTGCTGGAAACCGAGCCGGGCAGCGAAGCCGAAGAGACCGTTCTCGCCCCGGCGCTGGAAAGCGTGCTCGGCAAGGGCCTGGTGCGGCTGCGCAATCTGCCCACCGAGCCCGACTCCATCGAGTCGCTGGCCCGGCGCATCGGCCCGGTACGGCCGACCAACTTCGGCCAGCTGTTCGACGTCAAGGCCAAGCCCGACCCGGACTCCAACGCCTACACTTCGATCGCCCTGCCGCCCCACGTCGACCTGCCCACCCGCGAGTATCATCCGGGCCTGCAGATGCTCTACTGCCTGGAAAACACCGTGGAAGGCGGCCAGGCGGTAATGATGGACGGCTTTGCCATCGCCGAAGCCCTGCGCGAGCGCCACCCCAAGGCCTGGGAAACGCTGACCCGGGTGCGCTGGTGCTACGCCAACACCGCGCGCACCACCGACTACGTCTGGTACGAGCCGATGATCCGCCTCGACGCCCGCGGCGAGCTGCTCGAAGTGCGCATCGCCGACTTTCTGCGCGGCCCGCTGCAGACCGCCTTCGAGGATGTCGAGCCGGCCTACGAGGCGCTGATGGTGCTGCAGCAGCTGCTGCGCGACCCGGCGTTCTCCATCCGCTTCACCTACCATCCCGGTGACGTGGTCATCTTCGACAACCGTCGCCTGCTGCACGCCCGGGACGCCTTCGAGAACAGCACCGGCCACCGCTGGCTGCAGGGCTGCTACATGGAGCGCGACGAGGTACGCTCGCGCTATCGCATGATTCAGCGCGCCCGCCGCCAGCGTCGCGTGGACGACGCCGCCTAAGAGCCCCAAGGCGCCCGGAGGCTACCACCATGACCGCCACCGCCCCGACACCCGCCACCGCCGTTTCCGCGGCCTGGAGCCTCTGGGCGCTGCTGCTCGGGGTGGGCCTTTTGATGCTGGGCAACGGCCTCCAGGGCAGCCTGCTGGGCGTGCGCGCCGCCGAAGAGGCCTTCGGCAATAGCGTGACCGGCGTGGTGATGTCGGCCTATTTCGTCGGCTTTCTGGCCGGCTCGACCCTGACGCCGCGCAAGCTGCGCGACGTCGGCCACGTGCGGGTCTTCGCCGCTCTGGCCTCGGTCACCTCGGTGGCCATTCTGGTGCACGCGCTGTTCATCGACCCCTGGGTGTGGGCCGCCATGCGCGCCCTCACCGGCTTTACCTACGCGGGCCTCTACGTGGTCAGCGAAAGCTGGCTGAACGGCCATGCCGGCAACCACCTGCGCGGCCGGCTGCTGGCCTTCTACATGGTGATCACCTACCTGGGGATGGGCGGCGGCCAGCTGATGCTGAGCCTGGCGGACCCCAACGAAGTCACCCTCTTTCTGGTGGTCTCGGTTTTGGTCTCCGTTGCGCTGGTGCCGATTTTGCTCAGCTACACGCCCCAGCCGGACACCGGCCAGCCGGAATCCATGAGCCTCAGGCGGCTCTATCGACTGTCGCCGCTGGGCACCCTGGGCTGTCTGCTGACCGGCATTGCCAACGGCAGCGTGTTCGGCATGGGGGCGGTTTTCGCCAACGCCAGCGGCCTTGGCGTCAAGCAGGTAGCCGTCTTCATGGGCGCCTTCATTCTCGGCGGCGCCCTGCTGCAGTGGCCGCTGGGCAAGCTCTCCGACAAGACCGACCGCCAGGCGGTGATCATGGTCGTCGCCGGCCTCGCCACGGCGCTCGCCCTGCTGGGCCTGTACGCCGGCGGTGCCGCTCAGCTGACCCTGCTCGGCGTGCTGCTCGGCGGCACCACCCTGACCCTCTATTCCCTCTTTCTCGCCTGCGCCAACGATGTCCTCAGCCCGTCGCAGACGGTGGCCGCCAGCAGCAGCCTGGTGCTGGCGCTGGGCATCGGCGCCATTCTCGGCCCGCTGAGCACCGGCCTACTCATGGAGTGGCTTGGCCCCGACGGCTTTCTCTGGGATCTGGCGCTGATCCACGCCGCCATCGTCGTCTTCGGCGTCTACTGCCTGATACGTCATCCGGCGTCTAGCGCCGACGATCAAGGCCACTACGTGGCGGTGCCCGCCGGGACCGCGACGCTCGGCGCCACCTGGGTCGAAGAGGCGGCGAGCGAGCCGGTGCAGCTCGAGCTTGATTTCGACCCGGCGCCGGATGCCGCGGCCGAGGCGGAGCCGCAGGACTGACGGCCTGTTAATTCGGCAAATCGAATCAAGCATCAGGCGACCAGCGCTGCGCCGAGCAGGCGCCCGTCACTCTCGTCGGCGTAGAGCTTGAGGCAGCCCGCATTGCGCCCAGCCATCAGCGCTCGCGCCTGTTTGCTGAAATCGACGCTGCCGGTGACGATGCCGGTGTCGGGCAGCTGCCGCGACGTCAGACCCGCATGGCCCGCGCCCGGCTCAGTGAAGACGATCCCCTGGGGCGTGCGTCGAGCAAGACATTGGGCATCCGGATGCAGGGCGTGATAGGCGGCAATTCTTCCCGCGTCCGCCGCCTCGTGCAGCAGCGGGCGCAGCCCGTCCACGTCGCCGGCGATAAAAACCGGCAGCTCGCCGATACGCAGCGTCGATTCGTCGAACAACGGCACGCCCCGCTGGTCGAGTTCTACCCCAGTTTCTCGAGACCCAGCCCTTCGACGTTGGGCCGCCGCCCCAGGGAGGCGAGCACCCAGTCGACCTCCACTGCTTTCCCGCCGCCCTGAACCATCACACCAGTATCACTTTGGTGCAGCGACACATCCGCCTCAGTGGTGACCGTCATCTGGCGCTCGAGCACCTCGAGCAGGCTGGCGTTGACCTGCGGGTCGCTCAGTCCCGCCACGCTGGACCCGCGAGTAAACCCGTGCTCCTCGCAGCCGAGCTGGGCAAACGCCTGGCCCAGCTCCACGCCGATCGGCCCCAGGCCGACCACGCCCAGGCGCCTGCCCGGCGCCTCGAGCTCGAAGACATCGTCGGAGGTCACCACGCGATCGCCGAGAGAGCGCCAAGCCTCGGGCAGGTTGGGCCGAGTACCGGTGGCGATGATTACGCTCTTGGCTTCAATCCGCTCGCCGTTGACTTCGAGGGTGGTGGGGTCGAGAAAGCGCGGCTGTCCGTGAATGCTGCGCTCGCCGAGGGATTCGGCGGTGTCGATCGGACCGGCAGTGAAGCGATCACGCAGGGTGCGCACGTGCGCCATGATCGTGACCAGATCCGCTTCAAGGGTGTCGGTGCCTCGTATTCCGCTCTCTCCCAGCCAGTCCCGGCGCCCGTAGGCATGGGCGACCTCGAGCAGCGCTTTCGAGGGCATGCAGCCAACCCGCGCGCAGGTCGTGCCGTAAGGGCCGGCGTTGATCAGCAGCACGTCGTCCGTGTAGCGCCGCGCCTCGCTGAGGGCAGTCAGCCCCGCTGTGCCGGCGCCCAGAATCACCAGCTTCACTTGTCGTGTCATGATTTCTCCCTCTTTCACCGTGTTGCGTTGACCCACCTATCCCACGTCATGGCCAGCCGCTTGGAGACGATCCAGGCTCAAGGAACAGCGATCAGCGCGGTATCATTCTCCGAGCATCTCCGTGTCCTCGACAAACAGTCCCACGAGCTCCGCGTCTTCGCGCTTGGCCAGCCGCGTGGCCTCGTCGAGCATCCGCTGGGCGCGACGATTGCCGTCGAGCAGTACCACGACCCGCGAAATCAGGCGACCACTGTCATGTATCGTCATCGCGCTTCGCATCCTGTCGGTTGTCGCCGCTGCTCTGCCGGCGGCCAATGTCGGCGAACTCGTTCAGGCAATCCGCGACGCGCCGGTTGACAGTGCCAGCGGGGAAGGAGCCGTCTGTCTGGCGCTCACCGGCAACCAGGCCAGTCAGCAGACCGATGGCCTCATCGACGCTATCAAGCGCATACACCCTGAACTGCCCGGCCCGTACCGCCTCGACTACATCGCTGCGCAGCATGAGATGCACCGCGTTGGCCCTGGGCAGCAGGACGCCGTGACTGCCATTCAGCCCCCGGGCCCGGCAGATGTCGAAAACCCCCTCGATCTTCTCGTTGACGCCGCCCACCGCCTGCACCTGCCCGTGCTGGTTGACGGAACCGGTCACCGCCAGGGATTGCCGCAGCGGCGCCCTGGCGAGCACCGAAAGCAAGGCGCAGAACTCGGCCACGGAGGCGCTGTCGCCGTCGACCATGCCGTAGGACTGCTCGAAGGCCAGGCTCGCCGACAGCGACAGCGCCGATTCACCGGCGTAGCGCGAGGCCAGCAGGCGCGACAGGATCATCACCCCCTTGGAGTGGATGTTGCCGCCCAGCTTGGCCTCGCGCTCGATATCCACCAGGCCACCGCGCCCGGGCCGCGCCGTGGCGGTGATGCGGGTGGGACGCCCGAAGGAATGGCCGCCGAGCTGGATCACCGACAGGCCGTTGACCTGGCCCAGCGCCTCCCCGGCGGTGTCGATGAGCATGATGTCGCGCAGAATCGAGCGCTCCAGGCTCTCGTGCACCCGCGCGGCGCGATAGATCTGCTGGTCGATGGCTTCTTGCACATGTTCGGCGGTGACCTGATCGCTTCCCGCCTCGGCGGCCCAGTAGTCCGCCTCGCGCAGCAGATCGCGAAAGGCGCTCGCTGTCGTCGGCGAGACGGCTGGCATGCTCGATGAGCCGCGCCACGGCGTCGCGCCCCAAAGCCTTGAGATTCGCCTCCCGGGCCAGGGTGGCGAACAGGCGCGCATAGAGCCGCTGGGTATCCGCATCGCGCTGCACGTCTTCCTCGAGGTCCGCCTGTACCTTGAACAACTCCAGGAAGTCCGGGTCGTAGGCGCACAGCAGGTAGTACAGCATGCGATTGCCGATCAGCACGACCTTTAGATCCAGCGGCATGGGCTCGGGCTCCAGAGACACCGTGCTGGCCAGGCTGTAGAGCTGTTCCAGGGACTCGATCTTGACCCGCGCCCCGTAGAGGGCACGCTTGAGGCCCTCCCAGACGAAGGGTTGGGTCAACACCTTGACGGCGTCGAGGATCAGATAGCCGCCGTTGGCGCGGTGCAGCGCGCCGGCCCGGATAAGGCGAAAGTCGGTCAGCAGCGCGCCCTGGTGCACCTGATGCTCTACCCGCCCCACCAGATGCTGATAAGTCGGCATGTCCTCGTAAACTACCGCGGCCCCCTGCTGCTCGGCGTTGTCCACCAGCAGGTTGGCCTGATAGCGACTGAAGACCGAGGCCATGGAACTATTGCCGGGCGCCTCCTGACTGATCAGCGCATTGACGTTCTCGGTCACGTCCTTCTGGATGGCATTGATGTGCTCGACCGCTCGGGGGTGGTCACGATAGGCCTCGCGCAGCTCCTCGAGCAGCGGCCCCACCGAGGCCGCAGCCATCTCCTCGTTAAGCTCCTGGATGCGCTGCTGCACCTCCTTGCGCCAGCGCGGCATCTGCTGAACCGTCTTCTGCAGTTTCTCCTGCAACACCGCGATGGTGCGCTGAATGGCCTGGCGACGCTCCTCGGGCAGCGCCTGGAACGCCTCCACGTCCATCACCTCGCCTTCGTCGTTGCGCGGCGCAAAGCTGAAGCCATGGGGCGACTGGATCAGGGCAATGTGATCCTGCTCGGCCTCCTTGCCGATCTCGCGAAACGCCTCGCTTTGGCGCTGACCCAGCTCCTGCTGGATTTCATGCAGGCGGCTCTGGTACTCGTCGCTCTCGAAGGTGGAAGGAATGGCGTGCTGCAGCTCCTCGACCAGCTGCTCGAGATCACGTCGAAACCGCGCGCCCTTTCCCGCGGGTAATTCGATAAGACGTGGATGCCTGCCCTGCATGAAATCGTGCAGATAGCACCAGTCGGAAGGCGTCAGCGCCTGGCGGGAACGCTCGTGTAGAAAGCGCTGCACGATCTCGTGCTTGCCCGCCCCGGAAGGCCCCAGCACGAACAGGTTGTAGCCCTGCCCCTGGATGCCCGTGCCGAAACGCAGCGCCTCTAGCGCTCGCTCCTGACCAATCAGCTGATCAAGCGCCCTGAGTTCGTCGCTGGTCTCGAAATCCAGCGAATCGGGGTCGCAATGTCGGTAGAGCCGATCAGCGGCAAGCGGTGCAGGATGAGCCGTCATGATTTCCTCATGCCCCCTGAGTTCAAGTAGTATAGTGGCATAACAAGTCAGGAAAACACTGAATAAATGTCTTCATGACACGGTAACATCTTCGTTCATGTAGTATGAATTCTCACTACGCTTAAAGGTTAGTTAACTTTTCAGGGTGCGATTAATGGGTTGGGCCTATGTTTTCTGGGCGGCATTTGTCGAAATCTTCTGGGTTCTGGGCTTGAAGTATTCAGACAATCTCTGGATGTGGTCGGGAACGGTCATTGCGCTCGTTTTCAGCTTTTATTTCATCATCAAGGCCTGCGCCGTGCTGCCCTCCGGGGCGGTCTATGCGACCTTCACCGGAACCGGCGCAGCCGCCATCGCCATCATCGACTTTACCCTGCTGGGCGAGCCGTTTACCTTCCTCAAGGGGCTGTTTATCCTGTCTATCATTGTTGGGGTTGTCGGGGTTCAGCTGACCACTGAAGCTGACAGGAAGCCACTTGAAAAGGCTCCGAGCCCAAAGGGAGACCGTGCATAAATGGGCTCTTCGTCGTTGGGTGTGGAATTCGCCCCCTGAGCTGGGCCAGAATATGACCTCCACGACGACAGGAGGTATGACATGGACGGCACCCAGATTCTGACCCTCGGCCTGGGCTTGGAAGCGCCCTGGATTCTCAAGGACCAGCACCTGGACACCTCCGTATCGCCCCACCGTCTGGACCTCTACGTCGAGGCCGAGCGTGGCAGCCTCTACCCCTGCCCTGAGTGCGGCGAGGCCTGTCCGGCTCATGACTTCGCTGACAAGACGTGGCGGCACCTGAACTTCTTCCAGCATCACTGCTACTTGCATGCTCGCGTGCCGCGTACCAAGTGCCCGGAGCATGGCGTCAAGCGTATCGAGGTCCCTTGGGCGAGGCCGGGCAGCGACTTCACCCTGCTGTTCGAGCAGGCGGCCATGTCACTGGTCAAGGAGATGCCGGTGTTGGCCGTCTCCCGACAGCTGGAGATCTCCGACAAGCGGCTGTGGCGCATCGTGCATCACTACGTCGGTCGGATGCTGGGGCAGCTGGATCTGAGCAACGTGGCCACCGTTGGCGTGGACGAAACCGCGTCCCGGCGTGGCCAGCGCTATGTGACGGTGTTCCTTGATATGCAACGCAAGCAGGAACCGGTGATCTTCGCCGTCCCCGGCCACGGCAAGGACGCCATCAAGGCCTTTAGCGCCTTCCTGGCGGCCCATGGCGGCGATCCGGACAACGTGGTCGAGGTCGTCTGCGACATGTCACAAGCCTTCCTCAGCGGCGTGGCTGAGTACCTTCCCAAGGCCGAGGTCACGGTCGACTGGTTCCATATCGTGCAGACCTTCACCAAGCGGCTAGACGAGGTGCGCAAGAAGGAGCGCCGCGAGCAGGAACACCCCAAGTCGCTGCGCTGGGCCCTGCTGAAGAGCCTGGACAACGAGAACCTGACGCCCAAGCAGCTGGCGGCTCTCCAGGAGCTGGTGGCTGACCAGAGCGCCACGTCCGATGCCTGGGTGATCAAGGAGAAGCTGCGCTGGATCCAGAAGGCGCCGACGCCACGAGCGGCTCGATGGCGCATCACGCACTACCTCAGGGTCATGAAGGCGGCGGTCTCGGAGAAGCCATTGCTGAAGCCGATGGGAAAGGCCCTGGCGACGTTGGAGCGCCACGCCGATGCGGTGGTTAGGCGTTGGATTTCGGGACTGACGAACGCACGACTGGAAGGCATGAACGGTCTGTTTCAGGCGGCTCGGTCACGCGCACGGGGTTACCGGAACGAAGCCAACTTCATCGCCATGATCTACCTGATTGGCAGCCCGGTGGGGCGCCTGTTCGATCAGGCCAAATCCACATGAAACGACGAAGAACCCATAAATGGCCTGGATCTACCTGTTTATTGCCAGTTTCGGCGAGATCTTCGGCGTTGCCAGCATCAACATGTACCTGAAAAGAAACTCATGGAAATGGCTGCTGACGGTTATCGTCGTCTTTTCATTGGGCTTTTACTTTCTTGCCCTGGCGATGCGCGAGATCCCTCTGGGCACCGCCTATGCCATCTGGACCGGGCTTGGCGCCACGGGCGCCGTCATCATGGGAGTAATGTTCTTCCGGGAGCCCATGAGCCGTCTGCGTCTTGTATTCCTGACTTTTATCATCTGTGGCGCCGTTGGCCTGAAAATCGTGGCGTAGTAATCGTGGCGTAGTAAGTGCTTACGCATAATTAATCGTGCGTTCCGTCCCGTAACCTTTGAGCAGCCGATGGACTTCATCGCAGAGCCGATCAAATGATAGATAGGCACTGAGGGGCAGCCAGTGGTATTTGACCTGCCGCCAAAGGATCTCGATTAAGTTCAGCTCTGGCGAGTAAGCGGATAGGTAAACCAGATGCACGCGATGCGACATCCATTCCAGAATCTTGCGCTTAAACGCTTTGGAGCGATGCATACTGGCATTGTCCAGCACGACGATGGCGAAGGCCTCGGGGTCTTTCTGAGCCACAAATTGATCAAACGCCTCGATGACGGTCTCCGTGGTGACCGACTTGGTGGTCGTATGGTAGACCAGCTTCCCTTTTCGGCTCACAAAGCCCAGCACGTTCAGCCTATGGCTATGTGAGTACGCCGTCACTTCCCATGGCTTGCCGACGGAGCTCCATGCATAAGGTATCGATGGCGACTGGGAAAAGCCGGATTCATCGAAGTAGTAAAGCTCGTGTTCGCCTCGATCCTCTTGCTCTTGGAAATGGGATGGACCCGTCCTTCTGTGCCAAGCTGGATATAACATCTAGCCAGCAGTGCACAGAACACTGACGGCATCGGTGAAGGAGGATCCATCCATGAAACAGATTAGCATTATAGGCATTGACCTGGCGAAACACGTTTTTCAACTGCATGCCGTGGATGCGCACGGTCACAAAGTATTCAGCAAGCAAGTCCGGCGAGAGAAGTTACGCTTGACGCTGGCCCAAATTCCGCCTTGCCACGTCGCCATGGAAGCGTGCGGCTCCGCTCATTACTGGGCGAGAGACATTGGCACGCTGGGCCATGAGGCAGAACTACTGCCGCCGCAGGCGGTCAAGCCCTTCGTGCTGGGCCACAAGAATGATGCACGCGATGCCGCGGCTATCGCCGAGGCCGCAGCACGCCCGGCGACGCCTCGGGTGACGATCAAGACAGAAGCGCAACAATCCCTGCAAGCGGTGCACCGGGTGCGCAGTCGGTTAGTGCGCGAGCGCACTGCCATCGGCAATGAGCTGCGCGGCCTACTGGGAGAGTTTGGCCTGATCGTGTCGCAAGGGCATGCGGTAATACGCCAGGGTGTGATCCGTGAGCGACTGGACGAGCAACGGGCGCGGCTGGGTGAAGAACTCTACACCCTGCTGAACGACCTGCTCGACCAGTGGCTCGAGAACGATGCGCGAATCGCGCGCTATGACAAGCGGCTGCAGCGACAGGCCAAAGCGTCAGCCGACATGCAGCGGCTGATGAGTCTGCCCGGCATCGGCCCGATCAACGCCACGCTGTTGTTCAGCCACCTGGGCGATCCGGCACGGTTTCCCAACGGGCGTCAGTTCAGCGCCTCGTTAGGGTTAGTGCCACGCCAGCATTCCAGTGGTGGCCGCCATCAGTTAATGGGTATCACCAAATGCGGCAATGGTGAGGTTCGACGGCAGCTGGTGCACGGTGCCCGCGCGGCATTACGCCAGTTTCAGCGCCAGGAACAGCCCGACCGGCTGTCCCGCTGGGCCTGCTCATTAGCGGCGCGTCTTGGACAACGCAAGGCCATTGTGGCCCTGGCAAACAAGATGGCGCGGATTTGCTGGTCGCTATTGGCCCATGAACGCCGCTACCAGCCGCAGGAGGCCGCTTAATGATACCGAATAAACAGGCGAGATCGTTCAGCATACG
This DNA window, taken from Halomonas piscis, encodes the following:
- a CDS encoding MFS transporter, with the protein product MTATAPTPATAVSAAWSLWALLLGVGLLMLGNGLQGSLLGVRAAEEAFGNSVTGVVMSAYFVGFLAGSTLTPRKLRDVGHVRVFAALASVTSVAILVHALFIDPWVWAAMRALTGFTYAGLYVVSESWLNGHAGNHLRGRLLAFYMVITYLGMGGGQLMLSLADPNEVTLFLVVSVLVSVALVPILLSYTPQPDTGQPESMSLRRLYRLSPLGTLGCLLTGIANGSVFGMGAVFANASGLGVKQVAVFMGAFILGGALLQWPLGKLSDKTDRQAVIMVVAGLATALALLGLYAGGAAQLTLLGVLLGGTTLTLYSLFLACANDVLSPSQTVAASSSLVLALGIGAILGPLSTGLLMEWLGPDGFLWDLALIHAAIVVFGVYCLIRHPASSADDQGHYVAVPAGTATLGATWVEEAASEPVQLELDFDPAPDAAAEAEPQD
- a CDS encoding GlxA family transcriptional regulator — its product is MRLHAPDTTPERIGFLLLPRFAMVAFFSAVEPLRIANRISGETLFDWATISQDGGPVTASNGMTLDADYAMAAAPNVPSLAVCASFAPEAGIDDALLDWLRARAAANCVVGGVDTGCFALAAAGLLDDQTVTLHWESLPEFRARFPRVDAVESIFEVTPDSFSCAGGSAAIDMSLDLIRRRHGDRLVKRVREQLIHDPGRRPASRQRDRGRPDDPNLQKALDLMEANLEAPLAIGELAARLNLSWRSLERLFVRHLGSSPQRVYLDRRLSHAQRLLRDTRHSVMDIALACGFASASSFTRAFRRRHGLTPSAWRQLP
- a CDS encoding TauD/TfdA family dioxygenase; translation: MTHSELPLTPDYDAWPVDAELADVSFTPRLVTVNWSDGRTSRYHSVWLRENAADESTVNPATRERILDLSTLSAWPEVTAAEIDDAGALCVTFAPEDRRLRFHPGWLRANDYDNTSDPEAPLVPVTTWLGGSDAGPDTLDASGLLETEPGSEAEETVLAPALESVLGKGLVRLRNLPTEPDSIESLARRIGPVRPTNFGQLFDVKAKPDPDSNAYTSIALPPHVDLPTREYHPGLQMLYCLENTVEGGQAVMMDGFAIAEALRERHPKAWETLTRVRWCYANTARTTDYVWYEPMIRLDARGELLEVRIADFLRGPLQTAFEDVEPAYEALMVLQQLLRDPAFSIRFTYHPGDVVIFDNRRLLHARDAFENSTGHRWLQGCYMERDEVRSRYRMIQRARRQRRVDDAA
- a CDS encoding GlxA family transcriptional regulator, producing the protein MRLDYFGPTPEPVGFLLLPRFSMMAFFSAVEPLRIANRISGRPLFDWMLISEDGSPVTASNGMTLLADQSIDQAYSLSSLAVCSGFDPERYLSRALMRWFHRIEAAGGALGGLDTGCFLLAAAGLLEGERVTLHWESLPAFRERFPAIATSDELFELGERRFSCAGGTAAMDMALHAIARRHGQRLAVDVSEQLVHARIRTRHDQQRMTLARRLGTHNRRLIDAVSLMEHHLETPLALTEIARRSGVSLRQLQRLFQDTFGVSPQRRYLALRLARARYLLEETDLDILAVGLACGFASSSSLSRAFRERYGKSPRQVRQ
- a CDS encoding BCCT family transporter — encoded protein: MTIVLLILVCLYIVLSRHGSVRLGADDSRPEFSNFSWFSMLFSAGIGIGILFFGVAEPIFYLDDSGALGYPNNPHADMAGAAAIGHERAVDALRVAVFHWGLHGWAVYVIVGMGLAYFAYRRGLPLALRSSLYPFIGDRIYGPIGHVVDILGVLGCVFGVATSLGLGVSQMAVGLERLIGVSAGLDTQLTLIALISTVSILSAVSGVRHGIKVISELNIWVSVLVVGTFLIGGPTLWLIAVFGETMADYAVNFVPMGLWFADEPGPSQWQQAWTIFYWGWWLAWAPFVGLFIARISKGRTLREFVLGVLLVPTLIIFVWLITFGGTALHQELTAAGGPGTAGIIELVNAWNLPAALFASADGVAGTGALGWTLSALMVFLLMSWFVTSSDSGTLVLTTILSLGNNEPPQRFRVFWGLVIGLVAAVLLLAGGLKALQTALLAAALPLSVVILTMTLGVLVSLFQESRRARPAKA